Below is a window of Streptobacillus ratti DNA.
TTCTCTATCACCTAAATCAACTACAACACCAAATGAGAAAATTTCTTTAACAGGTGCATCTATATTTTGACCTATATGATATTTTTCTCTTATTTTTAACCATGGATTTTCAACTAGTTGTTTAAGACTTAATTTTATTTTTTTATTTTCTTTGTTAAGTTCAATTATTTTAACTTCTATTTTTTCTCCAACATTAAAATCTTTTAGAGTTTTTTCTTTATTCCAAGAAATTTCACTACTATGTAATAATCCTGATAATACTCCTAAGTCAATTATCATACCATAATCTAACTTACTAGAAATAGTTCCAGAGATTTTATCTCCTACATTTAATTTATTTAAGAATGCTTCTTCATTTTCTTTAATTATTTCAGTTCTTGAAACAACTATTTCTTTTCTATTTTTTTCTGTAATATTAAACTCTAATTGTTCTCCATTAGGAATGTATTGTTGATTTAATCCAGAGTTTCTAAATGGAAGAAATGCTCTAATTAATCCACAATCTACTCTGTATCCTCCTTTTATTTTTTCTTTGATTATACCAAAAATTTTATCTCCTTTTTTAATATTAGAGAAAGCTTCTTTTTTTTCTAAAATATTTTTTGAAACTATTAAGAATTCATCGTTTTCTTTAACAACAAGAACCTTAATCTTATCTCCTATTTCAAATCCTTCTATTTCAGAAATTCTAATACGTCCCTCTAATTTATTTTGAATATTTAAATATCCATATTCATTATCTTTTCTGATTATAGTTCCCTCTATTTTATCACCTAGATTTTGTTCTCTAGTAGGAAGATATTCTTCTAACATTTCCATAAAATTGTTGTTCATTAGTGTTCTCCTTAATTAAATTGTTCTATTTCTATCAGTTTCTGTAGTGAGTTAAGTAGTTCAATTTCTTCTTTTTCATTGCCATTATCTGCAATTATTTCAAATTCTCTACCTTTCTCTAAACCAATTAGTAAAATATCCATAATATTTTTAGCATCATAATTTTCTCCATCACATCTAAAAAATACATCACCTGAAAACTTAGTAGTAATGGCACATATTTTAGTAGAGGGTCTCGCATGTATACCCTGTTCGTTTAATACTTTAACTTTAATTTTGTTCATAATGATCACCTAAAAATATTAATCTATGCTACACAATATTATACATTAATAATTTAGAAATAGCAATATTTGAGGATAAATAATTGAAAAATGATGGGCTATATGGTATTCTTTGAGAAAGGAGGAATAATGAAGTCATATACAGTTTGTTATTTAATTAGAGATAATAAATTCCTTATGCTTTATAGGAATAAAAAGGAAGTTGATATAAATAAAGGGAAAT
It encodes the following:
- a CDS encoding S1 RNA-binding domain-containing protein, translated to MNNNFMEMLEEYLPTREQNLGDKIEGTIIRKDNEYGYLNIQNKLEGRIRISEIEGFEIGDKIKVLVVKENDEFLIVSKNILEKKEAFSNIKKGDKIFGIIKEKIKGGYRVDCGLIRAFLPFRNSGLNQQYIPNGEQLEFNITEKNRKEIVVSRTEIIKENEEAFLNKLNVGDKISGTISSKLDYGMIIDLGVLSGLLHSSEISWNKEKTLKDFNVGEKIEVKIIELNKENKKIKLSLKQLVENPWLKIREKYHIGQNIDAPVKEIFSFGVVVDLGDREDLIHVSDLYYKKINNVEKEYKKGDVIFCEVIDINDEKEKIVLSAKTVFEKIWESLDDFCVLNDVINITVTIVKDFGFFAKTGENLEIFVPKSEYSWNRSENLNIKAGDKLDVKLIEIKKEDKNLVGSIKRLGKSPYDIASSKFDKNTEYEVEITDILESGLLVKLTDDFKGLVPKKELSQEQIKDINEHFNVGDKIKVVVFDKNNNKNSILLSIKKIEELEEKKELEELMRIYGANN
- a CDS encoding HPr family phosphocarrier protein → MNKIKVKVLNEQGIHARPSTKICAITTKFSGDVFFRCDGENYDAKNIMDILLIGLEKGREFEIIADNGNEKEEIELLNSLQKLIEIEQFN